A window from Solanum stenotomum isolate F172 chromosome 5, ASM1918654v1, whole genome shotgun sequence encodes these proteins:
- the LOC125865610 gene encoding protein ALP1-like, producing the protein MNFNLGDCSNNNDEDFSSSSSSSLDLDFFPSTEHHDNLINQLRMNNYMFQQVLQNHTNEVFIGGSIPGHVVINRDREAADDNLFRDYFSATPRFNDAIFRRRYRMSRNLFLRIVDAIKDHDTYFEQRIDALGRFGLSTLQKITAVFRMLAYGLPADATDEYVKIGESTTIESMKRFCRAIVEVFGERYLRSPTPNDVARLLHIGEQRGFPGMLGSLDCMHWKWKNCPTAWAGQYAGRSGSPTIILEAVADYDLWIWHAYFGLPGTNNDINVLESSHLFSNLASGIAPPAHYVIQGKEYDMGYYLADGIYPKWSTIVQTIRDPHSQQKKYFAMKQESCRKDVERAFGVLQSRFAIIAGPSRFWRKEVLHDIMTTCIILHNMIIEDERDLNAPIQDAIEAPTPTIEMVVDENLRFEQFLARHKKIKDKNAHFELRNALIEHLWEQRNNFEN; encoded by the coding sequence ATGAATTTCAATCTTGGAGATTGttctaataataatgatgaagaTTTTTCTTCTTCGTCATCATCTTCGTTAGATTTGGATTTTTTTCCTAGTACAGAACACCATGATAATTTAATAAATCAACTACGTATGAACAACTACATGTTCCAACAAGTTCTACAAAACCATACTAATGAAGTTTTCATAGGTGGCTCCATTCCAGGTCATGTGGTAATCAATCGTGATCGTGAGGCGGCAGATGATAATTTATTTCGTGATTATTTTTCAGCCACACCACGCtttaatgatgcaatatttcgCCGTCGTTATAGAATGTCCCGCAATTTGTTTCTTCGTATCGTTGATGCAATTAAAGATCACGACACGTACTTTGAACAACGCATTGATGCACTAGGTAGATTTGGATTATCTACTTTGCAAAAAATTACTGCTGTGTTTAGAATGTTGGCATATGGTTTGCCAGCGGATGCCACTGACGAATACGTGAAAATTGGAGAGTCAACTACGATTGAAAGTATGAAGAGATTTTGTCGAGCTATTGTAGAGGTTTTTGGTGAGCGATATTTGAGATCACCAACACCTAACGATGTTGCGAGGCTTCTACACATTGGTGAGCAACGTGGTTTCCCAGGAATGTTAGGTAGTCTAGATTGCATGCACTGGAAATGGAAAAATTGTCCAACGGCATGGGCTGGGCAATACGCAGGTCGTAGTGGATCACCAACAATTATTCTTGAAGCTGTTGCTGATTATGACCTTTGGATATGGCATGCTTATTTTGGTTTGCCTGGCACCAATAACGATATTAATGTTTTAGAGTCATCACATTTATTTTCCAATCTTGCTAGCGGTATTGCGCCTCCCGCCCATTATGTTATTCAAGGAAAAGAATACGATATGGGTTATTATTTAGCTGATGGTATATATCCTAAATGGTCTACAATTGTTCAAACTATTCGTGATCCTCATtcccaacaaaagaaatatttcgcGATGAAACAAGAATCGTGCCGAAAAGATGTTGAACGTGCATTCGGAGTTTTGCAATCACGTTTTGCAATTATTGCAGGACCGTCACGTTTTTGGAGAAAGGAAGtgctacatgatataatgactacatgtattatactgcacaacatgataattgaggatgaacgtgatcttaatgcaccaattcaagatgccatagaggctccaactccaactattgaaatggtggtagatgaaaatctccggtttgaacaatttttagctagacataaaaaaattaaggacaaaaatgctcattttgaactccgtaatgcattaatagagcatttatgggagcaacgtaataattttgaaaattga